The following proteins are encoded in a genomic region of Streptomyces lunaelactis:
- a CDS encoding MFS transporter: MPHLNKLRTAVPGVPGENIAPASLARARTALTVFFALDGFVFAGWVVRIPAIKEQTGSSASDLGLALLGVSAGAVVTMTLTGRLCRRFGSHPVTVVSAVLLALSIALPPLTHSAAALGLVLLVFGAAYGGINVAMNSAAVDLVAALRRPVMPSFHAAFSLGGMIGAGLGGLVAGGLSPTAHLLALTGIGLLVTAVAGPVLLHHPVTVTERTAATPKPRRLEGRTRQLVVLFGVIALCTAYGEGAMADWGALHLEQDLHAHPGIAAAGYALFALTMTAGRLSGTAMLQRLGQTRTLVAGGTTAAAGMLLGALAPTVWLALLGFAVTGLGLANIFPVAVARAGALAGPGGVAAASTLGYGGMLLGPPAIGFIADWFSLPVALTTVAALAGGAALIGYAARNASAPQGT, from the coding sequence GTGCCGCACCTAAACAAACTACGGACGGCCGTTCCGGGGGTACCTGGCGAAAACATCGCCCCAGCCTCCCTGGCCCGGGCCCGTACCGCGCTGACCGTGTTCTTCGCCCTCGACGGCTTCGTCTTCGCCGGCTGGGTGGTCCGTATCCCCGCCATCAAGGAGCAGACCGGCTCCTCGGCGAGCGATCTGGGTCTCGCACTGCTCGGAGTTTCGGCGGGCGCGGTGGTGACGATGACGCTCACCGGCAGGCTCTGCCGCCGCTTCGGCAGCCACCCGGTGACCGTCGTCAGCGCCGTCCTGCTGGCACTGAGCATCGCGCTCCCGCCGCTGACCCACTCGGCGGCGGCCCTCGGTCTTGTGCTGCTGGTATTCGGAGCGGCGTACGGCGGGATCAATGTCGCCATGAACAGCGCGGCTGTCGATCTGGTCGCGGCCCTGCGGCGGCCGGTGATGCCCAGCTTCCACGCCGCGTTCAGCCTCGGCGGCATGATCGGCGCGGGCCTCGGCGGCCTGGTCGCCGGCGGCCTCTCCCCCACCGCGCATCTGCTCGCCCTCACCGGCATCGGCCTGCTGGTCACAGCCGTCGCCGGGCCCGTTCTGCTGCACCACCCGGTGACCGTCACCGAGCGCACAGCGGCCACGCCAAAGCCGCGCCGCCTCGAGGGCCGTACGCGCCAACTCGTCGTCCTCTTCGGCGTGATCGCGCTCTGCACGGCGTACGGGGAAGGTGCGATGGCCGACTGGGGCGCGCTCCATCTCGAGCAGGACCTGCACGCCCACCCCGGCATCGCCGCCGCCGGATACGCCCTCTTCGCGCTCACCATGACGGCCGGCCGGCTCTCCGGTACGGCCATGCTGCAGCGGCTCGGCCAGACCCGCACGCTGGTGGCGGGCGGTACGACGGCGGCGGCCGGCATGCTTCTCGGCGCGCTCGCGCCGACCGTGTGGCTCGCGCTGCTCGGCTTCGCCGTGACCGGCCTGGGTCTTGCGAACATCTTCCCGGTGGCGGTGGCCAGGGCGGGCGCGCTCGCCGGACCCGGCGGCGTCGCGGCCGCTTCGACCCTCGGCTACGGCGGGATGCTGCTCGGCCCGCCCGCGATCGGCTTCATCGCCGACTGGTTCTCGCTGCCTGTGGCACTGACCACGGTGGCGGCGCTGGCGGGCGGTGCGGCGCTCATCGGGTACGCGGCCCGGAACGCGTCGGCGCCCCAGGGAACCTGA
- a CDS encoding maleylpyruvate isomerase family mycothiol-dependent enzyme — METAELIKSLLREGQLLATAAEKAGPDASVRTCPGWQVRDLLRHVGMVHRWATAFVTEGYTTFHPDDGEPDLDGDELLGWFRDGHGLLVAALSEASADLECWTFLPASSPLAFWARRQAHETTVHRVDAESALGGKPGPVAADFAVDGIEELLTGFHGRSRSKVRSEAPLALRLRPIDTDNVWTVWVSTDVPRTEPSEEGPADCELSGTAEQLYLTLWNRLPLTDVSVTGDAKIAKLWRELSPVT, encoded by the coding sequence ATGGAGACCGCTGAGCTGATCAAGTCCCTCCTCCGTGAGGGCCAGTTGCTGGCCACGGCCGCCGAGAAGGCCGGCCCTGACGCGAGCGTGCGCACCTGTCCGGGCTGGCAGGTGCGGGACCTCCTGCGGCACGTGGGCATGGTCCACCGCTGGGCGACCGCCTTCGTCACCGAGGGCTACACCACCTTCCATCCCGACGACGGCGAGCCCGATCTCGACGGGGACGAGCTGCTCGGGTGGTTCCGGGACGGACACGGTCTGCTGGTGGCCGCGCTCAGCGAGGCGTCGGCCGACCTGGAGTGCTGGACCTTTCTGCCCGCGTCCTCGCCGCTCGCGTTCTGGGCGAGGCGGCAGGCGCACGAGACGACCGTCCACCGCGTCGACGCCGAGTCGGCGCTCGGCGGGAAGCCCGGTCCGGTCGCCGCGGACTTCGCCGTGGACGGCATCGAAGAACTGCTGACGGGCTTCCACGGCCGCTCCCGGAGCAAGGTGCGCTCCGAGGCGCCGCTCGCACTGCGCCTGCGGCCGATCGACACGGACAACGTATGGACCGTGTGGGTGTCGACGGACGTGCCCCGCACGGAGCCGAGCGAAGAGGGGCCCGCGGACTGCGAGTTGAGCGGTACGGCGGAGCAGCTCTATCTGACGCTCTGGAACCGGCTGCCGCTGACCGACGTGTCCGTCACGGGCGACGCCAAGATCGCGAAGCTGTGGCGCGAGCTGTCCCCGGTCACCTAG
- a CDS encoding MarR family winged helix-turn-helix transcriptional regulator has translation MAAKKSERALVDEWRDVLALHARTICELDRELHQHGLGASDFEVLDVLAEDTSEGGDCSFRVQELASRVHLSQSALSRLVARLEKDGLVTRGMCPEDRRGVRVALTEAGRARHAEVRPLQRAVLSRMLPGTIQTRGPR, from the coding sequence ATGGCAGCGAAGAAGTCCGAGCGAGCGCTCGTGGACGAGTGGCGGGACGTCCTCGCGCTGCACGCTCGTACGATCTGCGAGCTCGACCGGGAGCTGCATCAGCACGGGCTCGGCGCCAGCGACTTCGAGGTCCTCGATGTGCTCGCCGAAGATACGTCGGAGGGCGGCGACTGCTCCTTCCGCGTCCAGGAGCTGGCATCCCGGGTCCATCTCAGCCAGAGCGCCCTGTCCCGCCTGGTCGCGCGGCTGGAGAAGGACGGCCTTGTCACGCGCGGAATGTGCCCCGAGGACCGGCGGGGTGTGCGGGTCGCGCTCACCGAGGCGGGCCGGGCGCGCCATGCCGAAGTGCGGCCGCTGCAGCGCGCGGTGCTCTCGCGGATGCTGCCCGGCACGATCCAAACGAGAGGCCCTAGGTGA
- a CDS encoding MFS transporter, with amino-acid sequence MTSPLNVPASQERWSPRLWGTLLVLCAAMFLDALDVSMVGVALPSIATDLDLSTSSLQWIVSGYILGYGGLLLLGGRAADLLGRRRVFLIALAVFALASLLGGLVDSGPLLIASRFIKGLSAAFTAPAGLSIITTTFKEGPQRNRALAIYTTCAATGFSMGLVLSGLLTEVSWRLTMLLPAPIALIALIAGVKLIPRSSREDSGKGYDLPGAITGTASMLLLVFTVVQAPEVGWASARTLLSFLAVAVLLTVFVTIERRSSHPLIRLGVLRSGSQIRANVGAAFFFGSYVGFQFLVTQYMQSLLGWSALQTALAFLPAGALVALSSTKIGSVVDRFGTPRLIATGFTLLVISYALFLQIDLTPSYAVVILPSMLLLGAACALVFPSLNIQATNGVEDHEQGMVSGLLNTSIQVGGAIFLAVVTAVITAGGAEGGSPQEVLDSFRPGLVVVTAIALAGLLITLTGLRTRPAQHTVLVAKSEPSGSGATVGEEPERVTVGD; translated from the coding sequence ATGACCTCACCGCTCAACGTCCCCGCATCGCAGGAGCGCTGGAGCCCACGGCTGTGGGGCACGCTGCTCGTGCTCTGCGCCGCGATGTTCCTCGACGCCCTCGATGTCTCGATGGTCGGCGTCGCACTGCCCTCGATCGCCACCGATCTCGACCTGTCCACCTCGTCCCTGCAGTGGATCGTCAGCGGCTACATCCTCGGATACGGCGGCCTGCTGCTGCTCGGCGGTCGCGCGGCCGACCTGCTGGGCCGGCGGCGGGTCTTTCTCATCGCACTCGCCGTCTTCGCCCTCGCCTCACTGCTCGGCGGACTCGTCGACTCGGGACCGCTGCTGATCGCCAGCCGCTTCATCAAGGGCCTGAGCGCCGCGTTCACCGCGCCCGCCGGACTCTCGATCATCACCACGACCTTCAAGGAAGGCCCCCAGCGCAACCGCGCGCTGGCCATCTACACCACCTGCGCCGCCACCGGCTTCTCCATGGGCCTGGTGCTGTCCGGACTGCTCACCGAGGTGAGCTGGCGACTGACGATGCTGCTGCCCGCGCCCATCGCACTGATCGCGCTGATCGCCGGAGTCAAGCTGATTCCGCGGAGCAGCCGCGAGGACTCCGGGAAGGGGTACGACCTGCCGGGCGCCATCACCGGCACGGCCTCGATGCTGCTGCTCGTCTTCACCGTCGTCCAGGCCCCCGAGGTGGGCTGGGCCTCGGCCCGCACCCTGCTGTCATTCCTCGCCGTCGCCGTACTGCTCACCGTCTTCGTCACCATCGAACGGCGCAGCTCGCACCCGCTGATCCGGCTGGGTGTGCTGCGCTCGGGCAGCCAGATCCGGGCCAACGTCGGCGCCGCCTTCTTCTTCGGCTCCTACGTCGGTTTCCAGTTCCTCGTCACGCAGTACATGCAGTCCCTGCTCGGCTGGTCGGCGCTGCAGACAGCGCTCGCGTTCCTGCCGGCGGGCGCACTGGTGGCGCTCTCCTCGACGAAGATCGGCTCGGTCGTGGACCGGTTCGGCACGCCCCGCCTGATCGCCACCGGCTTCACACTGCTGGTGATCTCGTACGCGCTGTTCCTCCAGATCGACCTCACGCCGAGCTACGCCGTGGTGATCCTGCCGTCGATGCTGCTGCTCGGCGCGGCCTGCGCACTCGTCTTCCCCTCGCTCAACATCCAGGCCACCAACGGGGTGGAGGACCATGAACAGGGCATGGTCTCCGGCCTGTTGAACACCTCGATCCAGGTCGGCGGGGCGATCTTCCTGGCCGTGGTGACCGCGGTGATCACGGCGGGCGGCGCCGAGGGCGGCTCCCCGCAGGAGGTGCTCGACAGCTTCCGGCCGGGTCTCGTGGTGGTGACCGCGATCGCCCTCGCCGGACTGCTCATCACGCTGACCGGGCTGCGCACACGACCCGCTCAGCACACCGTCCTCGTCGCGAAGTCCGAGCCGTCCGGGTCCGGAGCGACTGTCGGCGAAGAGCCGGAGCGGGTGACGGTCGGCGACTGA
- a CDS encoding DUF6332 family protein — MGRRTQAERDAITVETGYALASGFLVGGLTFLGVAGPTMVFPMPPAAERGLVVGGAVAGAVVFVLRVVTVLWRFPRTPPQPSQPGRTSPDS, encoded by the coding sequence ATGGGGCGACGTACACAGGCTGAACGGGACGCGATCACGGTCGAGACCGGCTATGCACTCGCCAGTGGGTTCCTGGTCGGGGGGCTCACGTTCCTGGGGGTCGCGGGCCCGACGATGGTGTTCCCCATGCCACCCGCGGCCGAGCGCGGGCTGGTCGTCGGCGGCGCCGTGGCCGGCGCGGTCGTCTTCGTCCTGCGCGTCGTGACCGTGCTGTGGCGCTTTCCCCGTACGCCCCCTCAGCCGAGCCAGCCGGGCCGCACCAGCCCCGACTCATAG
- a CDS encoding response regulator transcription factor produces MIRVLLADDQLLVRAGFRALLDAQRDIEVAGEAADGEEAVRLVRELSPDVVLMDIRMPRLDGLAATRRITGDERLNGVKVVMLTTFELDEYVFEAIRSGASGFLVKDTEPEELLRAVRAVVEGDALLSPGVTRRLIAEFAARSKAPTDAAGLGELTEREREVMALVGIGLSNDEIARRLVVSPLTAKTHVSRTMVKLGARDRAQLVVLAYESGLVRPGWLG; encoded by the coding sequence GTGATCCGCGTACTGCTCGCCGACGACCAGCTGCTGGTCAGGGCAGGATTCAGGGCGCTGCTCGACGCTCAGCGGGACATCGAGGTGGCGGGCGAGGCGGCCGACGGGGAGGAGGCGGTGCGGCTGGTGCGCGAACTGAGCCCCGATGTGGTGCTGATGGACATCCGCATGCCGCGGCTCGACGGTCTCGCCGCCACCCGCCGGATCACCGGGGACGAGCGGCTGAACGGAGTGAAGGTGGTCATGCTCACCACCTTCGAGCTCGACGAGTACGTTTTCGAGGCGATCCGCTCCGGTGCCTCGGGCTTCCTGGTGAAGGACACCGAGCCGGAGGAACTGCTGCGTGCGGTACGGGCGGTGGTCGAGGGGGACGCGCTGCTGTCTCCCGGAGTGACGCGCCGCCTGATCGCGGAGTTCGCGGCCCGCTCCAAGGCCCCCACGGACGCGGCGGGTCTCGGCGAACTCACCGAACGGGAGCGGGAGGTGATGGCCCTGGTCGGCATCGGCCTCTCCAACGACGAGATCGCCCGCCGGCTGGTCGTCAGCCCGCTCACCGCCAAGACGCATGTGAGCCGCACGATGGTGAAGCTCGGCGCCCGCGACCGGGCCCAACTCGTCGTGCTGGCCTATGAGTCGGGGCTGGTGCGGCCCGGCTGGCTCGGCTGA
- a CDS encoding sensor histidine kinase, which yields MEEQRTRICGGPPWARGGGSPRMRHWEARRNAARVPWPSAIVLAVFVMVGTGFAGENQPDRESVDAFARLLLLAGPALLLLRNRRPVVSVFGVSAVALVYIGAGYPYGPVFITVAVGAFAAVVSGHRRAAWWAVGGLWLGHLLIAHWLYEYLPPGKDDAAPWGQELVIAAWVVAILAASELVRVRREVWARERVERAAAEKRRADEERLRIARELHDVLAHSISVINVQAGVGLALLDSNPEQARSALTTIKAASKEALGEVRQVLDTLRTPGDAPRAPAPGLDRLPELIEQAASAGLSVEVETEGERIGLPPGTDLAAFRIVQEALTNVVRHSGSRTARVRIAYAPGRLGLRIDDEGPATGSDAGGSGNGLVGMRERAAALGGTIEAGPRPDGGFRVRADFPVQPKETM from the coding sequence ATGGAAGAGCAGCGCACCCGCATCTGCGGTGGTCCCCCCTGGGCACGGGGCGGCGGGTCACCGCGGATGCGTCATTGGGAGGCACGGCGGAACGCCGCCAGGGTGCCCTGGCCGTCGGCGATCGTCCTGGCCGTGTTCGTCATGGTGGGCACGGGTTTCGCGGGGGAGAACCAGCCGGATCGCGAGTCGGTCGACGCCTTCGCGCGGCTGCTGTTGCTGGCGGGCCCGGCGCTGCTTCTGCTGCGCAACCGCCGGCCGGTCGTCTCGGTCTTCGGCGTCTCGGCGGTGGCGCTCGTCTACATCGGCGCGGGCTATCCCTACGGTCCCGTCTTCATCACCGTCGCCGTGGGCGCCTTCGCCGCTGTCGTCTCCGGACACCGGCGCGCCGCCTGGTGGGCCGTCGGCGGGCTCTGGCTGGGCCATCTGCTGATCGCCCACTGGCTCTACGAATATCTGCCACCCGGCAAGGACGACGCCGCGCCGTGGGGGCAGGAACTGGTCATCGCCGCCTGGGTGGTGGCGATCCTCGCGGCCTCGGAGCTCGTACGCGTACGACGTGAGGTCTGGGCCCGCGAGCGCGTGGAGCGCGCTGCCGCCGAGAAGCGCCGCGCCGACGAGGAGCGGCTGCGGATCGCCCGCGAACTGCACGACGTCCTCGCGCACTCCATCTCGGTCATCAACGTCCAGGCGGGCGTGGGCCTCGCACTGCTGGACTCCAACCCCGAGCAGGCCCGTTCCGCGCTCACCACCATCAAGGCGGCGAGCAAGGAGGCGCTGGGCGAGGTCCGGCAGGTCCTGGACACACTGCGTACGCCGGGAGACGCCCCCCGCGCGCCCGCCCCGGGACTCGACCGGCTCCCCGAACTCATCGAGCAGGCCGCGAGCGCCGGTCTGAGCGTCGAGGTCGAGACGGAGGGCGAGCGGATCGGGCTTCCGCCCGGCACGGATCTCGCCGCCTTCCGGATCGTGCAGGAAGCCCTCACGAATGTCGTACGGCACTCGGGCTCGCGCACCGCGCGGGTACGGATCGCCTACGCGCCCGGCCGGCTCGGTCTCCGGATCGACGACGAAGGACCCGCCACCGGCTCGGACGCGGGCGGCAGCGGCAACGGCCTCGTCGGAATGCGGGAGCGGGCCGCCGCACTCGGTGGCACGATCGAGGCCGGTCCGCGCCCGGACGGTGGCTTCCGGGTACGGGCCGACTTCCCCGTGCAGCCGAAGGAGACGATGTGA
- a CDS encoding TetR/AcrR family transcriptional regulator → MTTIRGARERARIEVTAAIKDEARKQLAAEGAAKLSLRAVARELGMVSSALYRYFPSRDELLTALIVDAYDAVGAAAETALAAAPDPLDHPARWTAICSAVRTWALAHPHEYALIYGSPVPGYTAPMDTVGPASRVGLALISVARDAHRSDGIALPPLAEELRAEAHRLTAVVAPDLPPAVVVSLVAAWAQLFGLLSFELFGQFNRVVEERDVFFAQAANRLVYEVGLRPRHTGGTHSGNIAGP, encoded by the coding sequence ATGACCACGATCCGAGGGGCCAGGGAACGGGCCCGTATCGAAGTCACCGCAGCCATCAAGGACGAGGCTCGCAAACAGCTCGCGGCCGAGGGCGCGGCCAAGCTCTCCCTGCGCGCCGTCGCCCGTGAGCTGGGCATGGTGTCCTCCGCCCTCTACCGCTACTTCCCGAGCCGCGACGAGCTGCTGACCGCCCTCATCGTCGACGCGTACGACGCCGTCGGCGCCGCGGCCGAGACCGCGCTCGCCGCCGCCCCCGACCCTCTCGACCACCCCGCCCGCTGGACCGCGATCTGCTCGGCGGTACGCACCTGGGCCCTCGCCCACCCCCATGAGTACGCGCTGATCTACGGCTCCCCGGTCCCCGGCTACACCGCACCCATGGACACTGTCGGACCCGCGTCCCGCGTCGGCCTCGCACTGATCTCGGTAGCCCGCGACGCCCACCGTTCCGACGGTATCGCGCTGCCGCCGCTCGCCGAGGAGCTGCGCGCCGAAGCCCACAGGCTCACTGCCGTTGTCGCCCCCGACCTGCCACCCGCCGTTGTCGTTTCCCTGGTGGCCGCCTGGGCGCAGCTCTTCGGCCTCCTCTCCTTCGAGCTCTTCGGCCAGTTCAACCGGGTCGTCGAGGAGCGGGACGTGTTCTTCGCCCAGGCTGCGAACCGCCTGGTGTACGAGGTCGGCCTCCGGCCGCGTCACACCGGAGGCACACACTCCGGCAACATCGCCGGACCCTGA
- a CDS encoding nitroreductase family deazaflavin-dependent oxidoreductase, with translation MSQAHYIRPGRFDNIVNGSVAWLARRGISLMGTAELSVRGRTSGEWRRIPVNPLPYEGGPYLISARGHSQWVRNLRAAGGGQLQVGRKIQQFTAVELPDDEKPTLLRTYLKRWGWEVGRFFGDVNAKSTDEELLAAAHRHPVFRITVTK, from the coding sequence ATGTCGCAGGCGCACTACATCCGGCCCGGCCGCTTCGACAACATCGTCAACGGCAGCGTCGCCTGGCTCGCCCGCCGCGGTATCAGCCTCATGGGCACGGCCGAGCTCTCCGTGCGCGGCCGCACCAGCGGCGAATGGCGGCGTATCCCGGTCAACCCGCTCCCCTACGAGGGCGGCCCGTACCTGATCTCCGCCCGCGGCCACTCCCAGTGGGTCCGCAATCTGCGCGCCGCGGGCGGCGGACAGCTCCAAGTCGGCCGTAAGATCCAGCAGTTCACCGCGGTGGAGCTGCCCGACGATGAGAAGCCCACCCTGCTGCGCACCTACCTCAAGCGCTGGGGCTGGGAGGTCGGCCGGTTCTTCGGCGACGTCAACGCGAAGTCGACGGACGAGGAACTGCTCGCCGCGGCGCACAGGCACCCCGTCTTCCGGATCACCGTGACCAAGTGA
- a CDS encoding geranylgeranyl reductase family protein, giving the protein MSSENAEAGAEAAREHGDPVWDVVVVGGGPAGASAAYAAAAAGRQVLLLEKAELPRYKTCGGGIIGPSRDSLPPGFELPLQDRVHAVTFSLNGKLTRTRRSKRMLFGLINRPEFDAGLVEAAQKAGAVLRTGAAVSRVEQHGPAVPDRRTVAVVLADGETVLARAVVGADGSAGRIGAHVGVKLDQVDLGLEAEIPVPATVAEDWAGRVLIDWGPMPGSYGWVFPKGRTLTVGVISARGEGAATKRYLEDFIARLGLAGFEPAISSGHLTRCRSDDSPLSRGRVLVCGDAAGLLEPWTREGISFALRSGRLAGEWAVRISEAHDAVDARRQALNYAFAIKAGLGVEMGIGRRMLALFERRPGLFHAALTGLRPAWKAFADITRGSTTLAGLVRTHGVARRALEMMDRRG; this is encoded by the coding sequence GTGAGCAGCGAGAACGCAGAAGCCGGGGCAGAGGCGGCACGTGAGCACGGCGATCCGGTGTGGGACGTCGTCGTGGTCGGCGGCGGGCCCGCGGGGGCTTCGGCGGCCTATGCGGCGGCGGCCGCCGGCCGCCAGGTGCTGCTGCTGGAGAAGGCCGAACTGCCGCGCTACAAGACCTGCGGGGGAGGGATCATCGGCCCCTCCCGCGACAGCCTCCCGCCCGGCTTCGAACTGCCGCTGCAGGACCGCGTACACGCTGTCACCTTCTCGCTGAACGGCAAGCTCACCCGCACCCGCCGCTCCAAGCGGATGCTCTTCGGACTGATCAACCGCCCGGAGTTCGACGCCGGTCTGGTGGAGGCGGCGCAGAAGGCGGGCGCCGTACTGCGGACCGGCGCGGCCGTCTCCCGGGTCGAGCAGCACGGACCTGCCGTCCCGGACCGGCGCACGGTCGCCGTGGTGCTCGCGGACGGCGAGACCGTGCTGGCGCGGGCGGTGGTCGGCGCGGACGGCAGCGCCGGCCGGATAGGGGCACACGTCGGGGTGAAGCTCGACCAGGTGGACCTCGGCCTCGAGGCGGAGATCCCGGTGCCGGCGACCGTGGCGGAGGACTGGGCGGGGCGGGTGCTCATCGACTGGGGGCCGATGCCCGGGAGTTACGGCTGGGTGTTCCCCAAGGGGCGGACGCTGACCGTGGGAGTGATCTCGGCGCGCGGCGAGGGCGCGGCTACCAAGCGCTATCTGGAGGACTTCATCGCCCGGCTGGGGCTCGCCGGATTCGAGCCGGCGATCTCCTCGGGGCATCTGACCCGGTGCCGCAGCGACGACTCGCCGCTGTCGCGCGGGCGGGTGCTGGTGTGCGGGGACGCGGCAGGGCTGCTGGAGCCGTGGACCCGGGAAGGGATCTCCTTCGCGCTGCGGTCGGGGCGGCTCGCGGGGGAGTGGGCGGTACGGATCTCGGAGGCCCATGACGCCGTGGACGCCCGTCGGCAGGCGCTGAACTACGCGTTCGCGATCAAGGCGGGACTGGGTGTGGAGATGGGGATCGGGCGGCGGATGCTCGCGCTCTTCGAGCGCCGTCCCGGGCTGTTCCATGCGGCGCTCACCGGTCTTCGGCCCGCGTGGAAGGCGTTCGCGGACATCACCCGCGGATCGACGACGCTGGCCGGGCTGGTGCGTACGCACGGGGTGGCGCGGCGGGCGCTGGAGATGATGGACCGGCGTGGCTAA
- a CDS encoding dipeptidase, with protein MTADPIAETIASLMPRAKAELTELVAFQSVADEAVAPRSECEAAANWVAEALRSEGFPEVALLDTPDGSQSVYGLLPGPEGAPTVLLYAHYDVQPKLDESAWVTPPFELTERNGRWYGRGAADCKGGFIMHLLALRALKANGGLPVSVKVIVEGSEEQGTGGLEQYAEAHPELLTADAIVIGDTGNFRVGLPTVTSTLRGMTMIRVRIDTLEGNLHSGQFGGAAPDALAALIRVLDSLRAEDGSTVIDGLPAQAAWDGLQYPEAEFRTDAKVLDGVGLPGNGTVADRIWARPAVTVVGIDCQPVAGATPSIPASARAQISLRVPPGQDATEATELLFAHIQKHTPWNARVSFEQVGQGQPFQADISSPAYTSMAQAMRVAYPGEEMQSSGMGGSIPLCNTLASLYPDAEILLIGLSEPEAQIHAVNESVSPEELERLSVAEALFLVNYAESKKA; from the coding sequence ATGACCGCCGATCCGATAGCCGAGACCATTGCCTCATTGATGCCCCGCGCCAAGGCGGAGTTGACGGAGCTGGTGGCCTTCCAGTCGGTGGCGGACGAGGCCGTGGCGCCGAGGAGCGAGTGCGAGGCCGCCGCGAACTGGGTGGCCGAGGCGCTGCGCAGCGAGGGTTTCCCGGAGGTCGCACTGCTCGACACCCCCGACGGTTCGCAGTCGGTGTACGGCCTGCTGCCCGGACCGGAGGGTGCGCCGACCGTTCTGCTGTACGCGCACTACGACGTGCAGCCCAAGCTGGACGAGTCCGCGTGGGTGACCCCGCCCTTCGAGCTGACCGAGCGGAACGGCCGCTGGTACGGGCGCGGTGCCGCCGACTGCAAGGGCGGCTTCATCATGCATCTGCTCGCGCTGCGCGCCCTCAAGGCGAACGGCGGCCTCCCGGTCTCCGTGAAGGTGATCGTGGAGGGCTCGGAAGAGCAGGGCACGGGCGGTCTCGAGCAGTACGCCGAGGCGCACCCGGAGCTGCTGACGGCCGACGCCATCGTGATCGGCGACACCGGGAACTTCCGGGTCGGTCTGCCGACGGTGACGTCGACGCTGCGCGGCATGACGATGATCCGGGTCCGGATCGACACCCTTGAGGGCAATCTCCATTCGGGCCAGTTCGGCGGCGCCGCCCCCGATGCGCTGGCCGCGCTCATCCGCGTACTGGACTCGCTGCGTGCCGAGGACGGCTCGACGGTGATCGACGGACTCCCGGCGCAGGCCGCGTGGGACGGACTGCAGTACCCCGAGGCCGAGTTCCGCACGGACGCCAAGGTCCTCGACGGTGTCGGGCTGCCCGGCAACGGCACGGTCGCCGACCGCATCTGGGCGCGCCCCGCGGTCACCGTGGTCGGCATCGACTGCCAGCCGGTGGCCGGCGCGACACCGTCCATCCCGGCGAGCGCCCGGGCCCAGATCAGCCTGCGGGTGCCGCCCGGCCAGGACGCGACCGAGGCGACCGAGCTGCTGTTCGCGCACATCCAGAAGCACACCCCGTGGAACGCCCGGGTCTCCTTCGAGCAGGTCGGCCAGGGCCAGCCGTTCCAGGCGGACATCTCCAGCCCGGCGTACACCTCGATGGCCCAGGCGATGCGCGTCGCCTACCCGGGCGAGGAGATGCAGTCCTCGGGCATGGGCGGCTCGATCCCGCTGTGCAACACGCTCGCCTCGCTCTACCCCGACGCGGAGATCCTGCTGATCGGCCTGAGCGAGCCCGAGGCGCAGATCCACGCGGTGAACGAGAGTGTGTCGCCCGAGGAGCTGGAGCGGCTGTCCGTGGCCGAGGCGCTCTTCCTGGTCAACTACGCCGAGTCCAAGAAGGCCTGA